TCGGTCCGCGCAAGGGCGACAACGCCCCGATGGCGGTCATCGAGCTGGTCGAGGCGCTGAGCGCCCCCGCCGCTCCGGCCGCCGCGGCTGCCGCTCCCGTCGAGGAGCCGGTCGAGGCCGAGGCCACCGAGGCCAAGACCGAGGAGGCCGCCGAGGCCCCCGAGGCTGCCGCGGAGAAGGCTGAGAGCTCGGAGACCGAGAGCAAGTAGCGCTGACGCGCTCAGGGCCCCGGCCCGCGCGACACGCTCATGGAGTGCCCGACCCCTGCGGGGGCCGGGCACTCTTCTTTTCCCGGGTGGGCCTGAACGAGGGGCGCGAATGGACGAGGTGGGAATGGACGAGAAGGCTACGGCCGTGAGCGAGGCGTCCGAGAAGGAGACGACTGTCCGGCTGCGGATGGAGATCGCCTACGACGGCACCGACTTCTCCGGGTGGGCCACCCAGCCGACCCGGCGCACTGTGCAGGGTGAGCTGGAGTCGGCCCTGGCCAGGGTGCTACGGCTGCCCGAGGTCTCGGTGGCGTGCGCCGGGCGTACCGACGCGGGGGTGCACGCCCGCGGCCAGGTGGCCCAGGCGGACATCCCGCTCACCACGTGGGAGAGCGAGGGGGAGCGGGTACTGCGCAGGCTCGCCGGGGTGCTCCCCAAGGACGTGCGGGTGAACGGGGTGCGGCTGGCTCCGCCGGGTTTCGACGCGCGCTTCTCGCCGCTGTTCCGACGCTACGTGTACCGGATCAGCGACGCGCCCCACGGCGTGGACCCGCTGCGCCGCCGGGACGTGCTGTGGCACCGGCACCCGGTGGACGTGGATCGGATGAACGAGGCCGCCGCGCTGCTGGTCGGGGAGCACGACTTCGCGGCCTTCTGCAAGAAGCGGGAGGGTGCCACGACCATTCGCGAACTGCTGCGGCTGGAGTGGATCCGGGAGAGCGAGTACCTGATCGCCGGGACCATCCAGGCGGACGCCTTCTGCCACAACATGG
This DNA window, taken from Nocardiopsis exhalans, encodes the following:
- the truA gene encoding tRNA pseudouridine(38-40) synthase TruA, which codes for MDEVGMDEKATAVSEASEKETTVRLRMEIAYDGTDFSGWATQPTRRTVQGELESALARVLRLPEVSVACAGRTDAGVHARGQVAQADIPLTTWESEGERVLRRLAGVLPKDVRVNGVRLAPPGFDARFSPLFRRYVYRISDAPHGVDPLRRRDVLWHRHPVDVDRMNEAAALLVGEHDFAAFCKKREGATTIRELLRLEWIRESEYLIAGTIQADAFCHNMVRALVGALLAVGDGRREVEWPGRVLGAAVRDSSVHVVGPQGLSLEEVRYPADEELAERANLTRRVRELPCKGHRG